From Lewinellaceae bacterium:
TAGATTCACCCCACCCTCCCCAAAAACTCCTCCTCCGTCATCACCTCCACCGTGCCCAGCGCCTGCGCCTTCTTCAGCTTGGAGCCCGGCTTCTCTCCCACCACCAGAATATCCAGGTTGCCGCTCACGGCGCTGATGATCTTGGCGCCGGCCGCCTCGGCCTTAGCCTGGGCCTCCTTGCGGCTCAGCGTTTGAAGGGCACCGGTAAAGAGGATGGTCTTGCCGACGAAGGGGCCGTCGCCGCTGGCGGCTTTGGGCAAGTCGTCTTCGGTCTGTTTCATATTGACCCCCAGCGCCTCCATTTCTTCTAACAACTTGATGTTGTGCTCATTGCTGAAGTAGGCGATGACGTTTTCGGCCACCACCGGGCCGACATCCTTGATGTGAGTGAATTTCTCCATATCCCATTCCCGAAGATCAAGTACATGATCGATTTCGGCGGCGATGATCTTCGAAACCTTTTGCCCCAGGTGGTGGATGCTGAGGCTGTGCAGCAGGCGGTGGATGGGGTTCTGCCTGGCTTTTTCCACCGATTCTTTCAGGTTTTCCGCCGACTTTTCGCCGAAGCCCTCCAGTTCGGCGACCTTTTCGTAGTCCAGCCGGTAGACGTCGGCGATGGTGCGCAGCCAGCCCAGCTCGTAGAAGCGCTCGACGATAGACTTGCCCAGCCCCTCGATGTCCATGGCGTTTTTGGAGACGTGAAAGATGATCTTCTGCAGGTTCTGGGCGCCGCAGACGCAGACGGGGCAGCGCCAGGCGGCTTCTCCTTCGATGCGGATCAGTTCCACCGGCTCGTCCGTATCGTTGATGGGGCAGTACTTCGGAAACTCGATCGGCTGTTCGGAGCCGTCGCGCAGTTCCTCCATAGCCTTGACGATGTAGGGGATCACATCCCCTGCCCGTTCTACCAGGACCATATCGCCGATGTGCAGATCTTTGGACTTGATGAAATCCTCATTGTGCAGGGAAACGGACGAGACCGTTACCCCCGCCAGTTGGACCGGCTCTATCTTAGCCACCGGCGTGATGGAGCCGATCTTGCCCACCTGGTATTCCACCCGCAGCAGGCGGGAGGTAGCCTGCTTGGCCTTGAACTTGAAGGCGATGGCCCAGCGCGGGTGGTGACTGGTGGAGCCGGCCCTTTCCTGCAGCTCCCGGCTGTTCACTTTCACCACCATGCCGTCGATCTCGTAGGGGTAGCTGTCGCGCTTCTCCTGCCAGCCGTGGCAGAAGTCGAGGGCGGCCTTGATGTTTTTGCATACCGTCCGTTCCACCCCCTCAACCGGCACTTTAAATCCCAGTTGATGGAGCCGGCCGAGGCTCTCCTGGTGGGTGGCGAAGCGGGACAGTACGTCGTTGCCCTCCTCATCCACGGCGTAGCCCAGGGTGTAGATGAAGGCCTCCAGCCCCCGTTTGGCGACCTCCTGCGGGTCTTTCATGCGCAGACCGCCCGTGGCGGTATTGCGGGCGTTGGCAAAAAGGCTGAGCCCTTCCTCCTCCCGCTGTTCATTGATCTCCTGAAACACGTCTTTGCGGATGAGCACCTCCCCCCGCAGTTCGGCCTTGTAGATGCCCAGGCTGGCAAAATCGGCCCGCAGAGGGATGGAACGGATGGCGCGGGCGTTGTTGGTCATCTCTTCCCCCACTGTGCCGTTGCCGCGGGTGGCGGCGCGTAGCAGGCGGCCGTTTTCATAGACCACGGCAATGCTGCCGCCGTCAAATTTGGGCTCCACGGCGTACTCGATGTCCTCCTCTTCCGGTATGTTGAGGTAGCGCTTGACCTGTGCGTCAAACTCCACCAGGTCTTCCTCGTTGTAGGAATTGGCCAGGGAGAGCATAGGCGTGAGATGCTCCACCGAAGGAAAATCGCTCGACAGGTCGGAGGACACGCGCTGAGTGGGCGATTCGGGCGTCACCAGTTCGGGATGTTCCGCTTCCAGCTTTTCGAGCATTTTGTATAGCTGGTCGTACTCCGCGTCGCTGACGACGGGATCATTCAGGATGTAATAGCGGTATTCGTGGTATTCGATCACCTGGCGCAGCTTGTTGACCTGTTCGTCAGCTGATTCCTGCTGCAGCGCGCTTCCCCCATTGAGGTAGGCTTTGGACAGGCTGAAAAGGGAGCGTTGTTCTTCCTGGCTGTACATGCTTTGGGTTGAATTTTCTGCGGATAAATTTAGTCGTTATGGGCTAGAGCGCCAAGGAAGTGGAGCGAGGAGTGATTTTGGGCCAAAAAAAAACCGGCCACAACGGGCCGGTTTCCAAAAGAGCTTTGAGAGGCTATCTACATACCAAAATGGAGGGTATCCTTTGATACCCCCGAAAAATCTTTCATGGGATTACAATAGCATACGGGATTATAATATAAAAGCATTCGTGGGATTACAATCTTTTACACTGTACCAAGAAGTTTGGCTCAAACTTCTTTGCGTCATGTGTTGTAGTAAGTCGTTTTTCTGCCCTTCTCTTCCGAAGGACCCTGCCAACTGTCGTTCTTCTTCGTTGACAATACAAATGTCTACAATCATTGGGGGCTTGCGAAGTACAATTCGCGTGATTACTGTACTGACTATTTTTAATTTATTCTTTCAAATTATTGATTTTCAATAATTAACAACTAAAAAAACCAATAAATTCTGTATTCAGCATAGGTGTTTTTCATTACTGGACACTTCTTTTTTCTTTTTCTCAGCAATTATTTTCTTCTTACTGGACCTTGGAAGGCCCTGCGTTGAAGCCGGAAGACTGCCTTCATCCGCATAGGAGTTGTATAAAAAGGGGCATATCAAAAATAACTCCAAATTGTATAATGTTTCGGGGCGTGTTGTCGGGGTGCAATTTTCTATTGCGCTCAGACTTG
This genomic window contains:
- the ligA gene encoding NAD-dependent DNA ligase LigA gives rise to the protein MYSQEEQRSLFSLSKAYLNGGSALQQESADEQVNKLRQVIEYHEYRYYILNDPVVSDAEYDQLYKMLEKLEAEHPELVTPESPTQRVSSDLSSDFPSVEHLTPMLSLANSYNEEDLVEFDAQVKRYLNIPEEEDIEYAVEPKFDGGSIAVVYENGRLLRAATRGNGTVGEEMTNNARAIRSIPLRADFASLGIYKAELRGEVLIRKDVFQEINEQREEEGLSLFANARNTATGGLRMKDPQEVAKRGLEAFIYTLGYAVDEEGNDVLSRFATHQESLGRLHQLGFKVPVEGVERTVCKNIKAALDFCHGWQEKRDSYPYEIDGMVVKVNSRELQERAGSTSHHPRWAIAFKFKAKQATSRLLRVEYQVGKIGSITPVAKIEPVQLAGVTVSSVSLHNEDFIKSKDLHIGDMVLVERAGDVIPYIVKAMEELRDGSEQPIEFPKYCPINDTDEPVELIRIEGEAAWRCPVCVCGAQNLQKIIFHVSKNAMDIEGLGKSIVERFYELGWLRTIADVYRLDYEKVAELEGFGEKSAENLKESVEKARQNPIHRLLHSLSIHHLGQKVSKIIAAEIDHVLDLREWDMEKFTHIKDVGPVVAENVIAYFSNEHNIKLLEEMEALGVNMKQTEDDLPKAASGDGPFVGKTILFTGALQTLSRKEAQAKAEAAGAKIISAVSGNLDILVVGEKPGSKLKKAQALGTVEVMTEEEFLGRVG